The sequence below is a genomic window from Fibrobacter sp. UWB10.
GTAAGCGGGGCCACCTCGGCAAGGCGAGTTTTGCCGTCTTTGGCGTAGAGCGTCGATGCCATGCTAAAAGAACGATCCTTGTTCATGTAGGCCGTGTTGTTGAGCCACTGGCTGCCGGCATTGGTGTAGTTCGCGTAAAAGCCCGAAGATTTATTATTCCAAGCGACGCAATACTTAATGATATGATGTCCGGTGCCATACGTGCTCTGGCCCATCTTGATTCCGTAACCGTTTCCATTTTTCGGGTTCCCGCGCCCGTAATCGCTGTAGCCATTCCCCATGGCATAGCAATTCTCCAGAACCACCGGAAATTCCTGGTTGATAAAATCAAAACCGTCATCGCTGTTCCACCAGGCGCGACACCCGATAAACTTGGTGGTATCGCCATCGCCCGGCCTCTGGTAATGCGCACCGAAACCGTCCGCATTTTCGCCATCGCCCTGCCAACCCGTAGGGTCGTAATTGTCGTGGGCATCGCAATTCAAAAAAATGTGCCCGCCGCCATCTGCAGCACCGTCGTTCGCAAAGAATCCCGGACCCGCATTGTGGTGGCTATCCATCTCTTCTAGAAAAATGTGCTTGCTCGCATACAGATACACACCCGAATTTGAATTATGCTTCATGGGCGTATTGCGAACCTCAAACCCCTTCAAATGCAGGAACTTCGCCGAAATCACGATAGGCGACGTGTACATCGCATTCGCAGGCGTGCCATCGCTATACTCCCTGCCGATACCCACCGGAAGGTTCGCCCCGTCAAAAACCGGACGCTCTCCCGGATAGGCAAGATAATGAATGCGGTTATCGTCGCTCTCGCCGCTCGCCGTCAGCAGAATGCCCGCCGTCATCTGATAGCGCGCAAAAAACACCGTATCGTGCAGGTCGTACACGCCGCCGCGAATCCACACCGTATCGCCAGCGGTTACCACCTTGTTTGCCTTGTTGAGAGTTGCGAAGGGTTTGTCCTTTGTGCCCGCCGCGTTGTCGCTACCATCGGTCGCTACATAATACACGGCACCGAATGCCTGGGCCGCCGACAGGGCAACCCCTAAAGCTAATAAGAACTTTGCTCCCATATACACCTCAAGTATTTATCTCTAATATACTTGATTTTAGGGATAATCGGAAAAATTTTTTTCTAATTCCTTGGAACTTGAGCTGAGTGGGGACTTGTTCCACAGATTGTCGGCTCTTTCGAGTCGTTCTTTCATTTCGGCGGCGTCTACTTGTTTCTTGATGAATTTGTTGATTTCGACCTTCGCGCGAGCTCCGAAAAGTCCTTCGGGACATTTGTTTCTATCGGTTTGGTCGTTTATAAGTATTTTGACGATTAAGGGCGGTTCATCCCAATAGCCGTATTGCAGCGTTCCCAAGACAATTTCACCGCGTTTTGCTTCAATCGTCATTTGGCAACGCGAATGTGTGCTGCGGAAAAAAATGCATTCGTATGTATTGCGGCATTCAAGCTTGCCATCTACATAAAAATCGTAGCTGTCATCGTCATCGGCAACGATGGTGACACTTTGGTCGTCCAACATGATGTGTATGGCCGCCGCACAACCGGCAAGGAGCAGGGCCGCCATAATCGCAAATATACCGAAAAACTTGTTCATTAGGCTTTATTTTTAAGTTGTACACAAATATACATCTTTTTCAGGGGTCTAAAACTGCAAACTTGACTGGAAAGTAAACTTTTTTTATATTAAGAACAAGCAAAGAAGGAGGACTTTATATGAAATTGTCTAAAATTCTGTTTGCAGCGTTGGCTGTATTGGGTGTGCAAAATACCTTTGCGACATGCGAAGGTACGCTCTATTTCAAAATTCCTGAAAATTGGTTGGGACACTTCTATGTCTTGACGACTGACACGGGAGTCGAAGTTGTTTCTCGCTACGATGCCGCGACGGGCTATTTTAAAGCGGACTTGTCTCAATCGGAGAGTAGTTTAAAGGATTCGACTTTTGCCTTGGTGGATCGTCTGTATGCTCCGATGAGGTATGTCCTCCAGACGGAATGGGACCGCTCCGTGCCTAAGGGGTTCGTTTACCTTGACGGGAAAATGGATATCAAGTGCCCGGGGGCTGGCAACAGTGTGTTCGTTCTTGAAGATCCTACGCAGCCGGGCAAAACCTTGGTTTCTTCGACACAGCCGAAAATCAAGTATCTCTATGTGTTGCCGCCCGATGATGAGGATTGGTGGATTACTCCTCCCATGTGGTCGGGTGACGGAAAGTTTGCGAGTGGCAGGCCGCTCAGGCCCGCTGATGATAGGTGCGGCTGGTTCTATACGGCGTGGGTTGACGGAAATGCCCCGAGCGATTTCATCATCTTCAAGAAAGATGACAGTTCCCTAAAAGAAGCTATCGGTGCAAAAGGGTTGGGGGACTCTCTGGTTCCGATTCCGTTGGATGTGGCATTTGATGCCTACGAAAAAGACACGCTTTTCTTCTTTGCTGACCCTAAAATGAATCCGGCTGGTGGCGACGTTTTTGCAGCATCTGATTTAGATGCTCAAGGCACTTGCCGCTATTTCTTGCCGGTAACGTTCTACGATACGGATGCTCACTTGCATGGAGCCTTTACCTGCGATGATTACCCGTACGTAGCTTCTAATACGTGCTATTCTACGACCGCCAAGTACAACTATCCTGGCGAAGGTGCCGCGAATACGGTTCCTTGCATTGGATTGACTCCCGGAATCGTTGCTGATGTTCTTGACTCGGTGACGAAAAAGCCGACCTATGATACAGCAAGCGGCTGCTTCGTAAGTACAGAGGCGTTCGACGCGATGTTCAAGGAAACTTCGGGTGTGAATGTCGTTCATAAAGGTGATTCGCGTGGCGTGTATTTCTATATGACCGAAAGCGGATTGTGGGAATTTGACAGCTACAAATTCATGTATCCTTCGCAGGCATTCACTCCTTTGGACGACCTTGCCGATTCTGTCGAAAAAGAGACGTGTACGGGAACGTGTGCAACAGCTGCTACTTTGAGAATGGGGCCTGGCGGCGTCAGGTATGGCATGGGTAGCGGCACGCCTGAGTACGACTTCATTTCCGACACTGCGAAACAGATGTTTGGCGAGGTTGTTGATTGGTCTGCGATAGAGCCTAAGACGGGAGTTCCGTATATTGATTTGTATCCGGCTGCAGCGGGCGAGTTTGCTGATGGGGAACACCCCGATGTCTATGATGTTCTTTCGTGGGACGATCGCGTCGTAAACGATGTTAACCAGCATTTCTGCCTAGAGGCTCATTCGCAGTTTACTTATCGACCGGGGGCATTCCTTGCGGTTCGCGCGGATGATGACATGTGGGTGTATATCGACAACAAACTGGCAATTGATTTGGGCGGCCTCCACTTGCCTGCTCCTAGATACCTGAATCTGGACGAATTTGAAGGCGTTTCGGGAAAGCTTGTCGCAGGGAAGAACTACGATTTCGATATGTTCCTCTGCGACCGCCGTACGCCAATGAGTAACTTGCATGTCTTAACGAACATGAATCTGGTTGCATCGCCTAAGGCAGGTCCTTCCGTAAAACCTGCTGTGCGTGCTGCCAAAATCGCTTCGGACTTTACAGTCCGCAACAGCTCTCGCTCGACGCTTACCATCGTTGCTGCAGGCGCTTCTGCGAAAACGTATGCGATTATGGATTTGCAAGGCCGTATCGTGCGCCAAGGCGCTATTGCAGGAACCGAGACTGTCGTGCAGAACTTGCGTTCGGGTTCGTACGTTGTGAGAGTCGGGGCTACCGTTCACCGAGTGAATGTCCGGTAGCTTGATCGTTATTCGGGATTAATTTCCACGATTACACTTTCTCCGTCCCATACTTCGGGACACTCGTTGTCGTTGCGCTCAGCCATCACCTTGGCGAGCGTCGACCGTTCTTGCCAGTAGCCATAAAACAGTGTCCCATAAACAATTTCGCCTCGCTTGAGGTCGACTGTATGTTGGCAGATACTGTTTCTCTTGTTGTGAACAAAAACGCATTTGTCGGTATGGGGGCAAACGAGAGCATTGTCCACATAAAAATCGTATTCCCTGCCGTCTTCTGCTTCGAAGGTTATTTCCTGGGTGTCTGTTTTGGGGTTTAGCAAAATAGCGCAACCGGCGAGGTTGAGTACGGTCGCAAAAAGTGTTAAAACAATATACGGTTTCACAACAAGCAGTTTCATAATAAACTCACACCCCTAAGATAATATTATTTTCTGCAAATTCTTTTAGTCTCCCTTAATAAGATATATTTGTGTTATGGCAAAAAGGCTTATAAGGATTCGCAATAGGAAGGAGGCCCTGTCAAGTCAAACTGTATTTTTTTACGATTTTTACAAAAAAAACTGCATTCCAACTGCATTTCCACTGCGGTCATGACCTCGGCTCTGTCAAGCCTTTTTGTATTACTGCGAACCTGCTGTGGCGATCCGACCGCCCAAAAAATTAGCCCGCGAGAAATCGCGGGTCTTTTTTATATTTGCGGTTATGGAAACCTATATTTTTCAGCATGTTGAATACGAAGGTCCGGGAGCGATTCTCCCCTACCTGCAGGCCAAGGGGCACAACGTTCATATCGTGCGCCTTTACGCCGGCGACCCCATTCCTCATGAAGACGACGTGGACTTCGCCATCTTGATGGGTGGGCCCATGAGCGTTCTGGACGAAACAAAGTACCCTCATTTTGTTCGCGAAAAAGAACTTTGCTGCGACATGGTGCAGCTGGGCAAGCCCCTTCTGGGAATCTGCCTCGGTGCCCAGATGATCGCAAGCGCCTTTGGCGCGGCCATCAAGAAAAATCCCGAAAAGGAAATCGGCTGGTTCCCCGTCACCTTCACCGGCGATGCAGTCGAAGAAATGAATTTGCCCGAAAGCCTGGACGTTTTCCATTGGCATGGCGAAACCTTTGACATTCCAGAACTACCGGGCATTGCAGAACCATTCGCCTTTAGTGAAGCCTGCCAGAATCAGGCATTCAAAATCGGCAGCGGAATCGCATTGCAGTTCCATCTAGAAGCCACGCCCGAATCCATGGAAAGCATGTTAAAGAACGGCGACGACGAAATCAAGGCAGGCATTGCCGCAGGTTTTGACTACGTTCAAAACCCGAAGGACATCCGCATTGCCGGTAAGACCGCCATGGGCCCCGCCAACGAATTGCTGGTAAAAATCTTGGATTACCTGTTGGAAGAAAAATAAGCAGGATGATTTTGAATAAAGGCAAATAGGTTCTGTGACCGTTGGCTCTGTCGGGCCAGACCGTACTTTTGGGTCGAAACTGCGAAAAAGCTGCGAAAATGACCCTTTGGCTCTGTCCAGTCATTCTGTACGGCTACGGAAACGCTGCGAAGTCGGAACCTGCCGAAATAGCCTAAAAACATCGGTCATGCAGCCGAAAAACAGTTTTGGAAGGGCTTACGGATTGAGGATTTTTTGCTAGCCGAGGTCGGGCGTACGGAATAGCCCGACAGAGCCAGGAAGGATAGTGCTTTTTTGTGCATTTATTTGCGCTTGACATTTTGTGTCAGGCGCATTTTGTTATATTAGTGCACATGGTAGCACTAAACAAGTCGAAAGCGAAAAAAGAAATTGAGTTTCTATGCACCGAATGCGGCAACACCACGCCCAAGTGGGCGGGCAAGTGTCCGTTTTGTGGTGCTTGGAGTAGCCTCAAAGAACATGTGGTCGAAAACATTCTCGAGGGCGGGCGAGCCTCGCGCGGCTTGGGGGGCCCGGTGCACAAGGTGGTACCGCTCAAAGATGTCG
It includes:
- a CDS encoding right-handed parallel beta-helix repeat-containing protein, with product MGAKFLLALGVALSAAQAFGAVYYVATDGSDNAAGTKDKPFATLNKANKVVTAGDTVWIRGGVYDLHDTVFFARYQMTAGILLTASGESDDNRIHYLAYPGERPVFDGANLPVGIGREYSDGTPANAMYTSPIVISAKFLHLKGFEVRNTPMKHNSNSGVYLYASKHIFLEEMDSHHNAGPGFFANDGAADGGGHIFLNCDAHDNYDPTGWQGDGENADGFGAHYQRPGDGDTTKFIGCRAWWNSDDGFDFINQEFPVVLENCYAMGNGYSDYGRGNPKNGNGYGIKMGQSTYGTGHHIIKYCVAWNNKSSGFYANYTNAGSQWLNNTAYMNKDRSFSMASTLYAKDGKTRLAEVAPLTGDNAHVMKNNIAFPNKLSQIGTCWEKISSQNIDHYVDCPAGENNTWNLNLDLTEDDFVSLDDPSMTVTGEDLSLIPGMLGPRNADGSLPNVDFLKLKEGSRALELGLGAYQYSASAAPIAKKIRKSTNSHAQNAPARVFDLQGRYLGNFRHSKTRRYFITK
- a CDS encoding fibro-slime domain-containing protein is translated as MKLSKILFAALAVLGVQNTFATCEGTLYFKIPENWLGHFYVLTTDTGVEVVSRYDAATGYFKADLSQSESSLKDSTFALVDRLYAPMRYVLQTEWDRSVPKGFVYLDGKMDIKCPGAGNSVFVLEDPTQPGKTLVSSTQPKIKYLYVLPPDDEDWWITPPMWSGDGKFASGRPLRPADDRCGWFYTAWVDGNAPSDFIIFKKDDSSLKEAIGAKGLGDSLVPIPLDVAFDAYEKDTLFFFADPKMNPAGGDVFAASDLDAQGTCRYFLPVTFYDTDAHLHGAFTCDDYPYVASNTCYSTTAKYNYPGEGAANTVPCIGLTPGIVADVLDSVTKKPTYDTASGCFVSTEAFDAMFKETSGVNVVHKGDSRGVYFYMTESGLWEFDSYKFMYPSQAFTPLDDLADSVEKETCTGTCATAATLRMGPGGVRYGMGSGTPEYDFISDTAKQMFGEVVDWSAIEPKTGVPYIDLYPAAAGEFADGEHPDVYDVLSWDDRVVNDVNQHFCLEAHSQFTYRPGAFLAVRADDDMWVYIDNKLAIDLGGLHLPAPRYLNLDEFEGVSGKLVAGKNYDFDMFLCDRRTPMSNLHVLTNMNLVASPKAGPSVKPAVRAAKIASDFTVRNSSRSTLTIVAAGASAKTYAIMDLQGRIVRQGAIAGTETVVQNLRSGSYVVRVGATVHRVNVR
- a CDS encoding type 1 glutamine amidotransferase; translated protein: METYIFQHVEYEGPGAILPYLQAKGHNVHIVRLYAGDPIPHEDDVDFAILMGGPMSVLDETKYPHFVREKELCCDMVQLGKPLLGICLGAQMIASAFGAAIKKNPEKEIGWFPVTFTGDAVEEMNLPESLDVFHWHGETFDIPELPGIAEPFAFSEACQNQAFKIGSGIALQFHLEATPESMESMLKNGDDEIKAGIAAGFDYVQNPKDIRIAGKTAMGPANELLVKILDYLLEEK